The sequence below is a genomic window from Brooklawnia cerclae.
TCGAAGCCACCCGAGAACGTCCTTTCGACAAGCTCAAGGACCGACAAGCAACCCGGCTCAAAGAACGACAAGCAACCTGGCTCAAAGAACGACGGCCGGGCCCGCCGAAGCCGCCGATACAGGCGACCCCGACAGGCCCGGCCACACAACCCGCAGATTGGGTCAGTCCACGTGCTCCGGCCCGTCCTTCAGGCCCCCGGACAGCGCGTACTCCTCCTCGGGCGACAGAACGAGGTTCTTGCGCCCGAACACCGCGAACAGCACCAGCGCCGCGATGTAGACCACGACGATGGTGTAGATCGCCGCCGTGTAGTCGGGGTTCAGCAGCACGCCGATGAAGATGGCCAGCGCGATCACCCCGGCGATGACGGCCCCGGGAACCCCGAAGGGGCTCGGGTGCGGCCGCGCCGCGCCGGGGGACTTCACCCGCAGGATGACGAAGGACGTCATCTGCAGGAGGTAGGACAGCACCGCGCCCCACACCGCGATGTTGAGCACCACCGAACCGGCCGCCTCGCCGCCGTACTGCACGATGAACAGCGAGATGAAGCCGATGACGGCACCCACGGCGAGCGCGAGGTAGGGGGTCTGCCGCTCGCCGGTCAGCGAGAGGAACTTCGGGTAGTAGCCGGCGCGGGACAGGGAGTACATGTTGCGTCCGTAGGCGAACATGATGCCCTGCACGGACGCCAGCAGACCGATCAGGGCGAACGCCGACAACACGGCTGCGACGTTGCCGGGGATGATGGCCGCGAAGGCGTCCAGCAGCGGCTCGCCGGACGAGCCCGCGGCGTCCGCCCCCAGCACGGCCGGATTCAGCACCATCACGATCACGCCGGTGACGACCAGGGTCAGCAGGCCACCCCGGCCGGCGCGCGGGATGTCACGCTCCGGGTTGTGCGCCTCCTCGGCGGCCAGCGGGAGTTCCTCGATACCCAGGAACAGCCACATCGCGAAAGGCATGGCGAAGAAGATCGGTGCCACACCGAACGGCAGGAAGGTCGAGCCACCGTCGGCCGGGGCGATGTTCCACAACGAGCCGAAGTCCGCATGCCCGCTGGCGAGGGCGAGCACCGCGAAGACCAGCAGGATGCCGACCGACAGGATCGAGACGACCACGGCGAAGCGGAAGGAGACGCTCGCCCCCGCAGTGTTGAGCGCCACGAAGACGGCGTAGAGCACCAACCACCACACCCATGCCAGGCCCTGATCGATCAGGCTGAATCCGGTGAGCTGGGCGACGATCGCGTCGGCGTACTGCGACGAGAAGAAGATGACCACCGCGGTGGTCATGACGTACTCGATTGTCTCGGCGAGCCCGGTCACGAACCCACCCCACGGCCCCATGGCGGCCCGGGCGAACGAGTAGGCACCGCCGGTGTGCGGCATGGCCGAGGCCATCTCGGAGATCGACTCGATCATCATGACGTACATGACGACGACGATCGCCGCGGCCACCAGGAAGCCTCCCCAGCCCGCGGTGCCGATGCCGTAGTTCCACCCCGAGAAGTCACCGGAGATCACGGCGGCGACCCCGATGCCCCACAGTCCCCAGACGCCCGCAGTGCGCTGGAGTTTGCGCTTGTCGAAGTAGTCAGCGTCCGCTCGTTGGTACGTCACCCCCGATACGGCGAGACCTTCCTTGTCGGTGGTAGTCGACATGCGCGTGCCTTTCTCTTGAGGACCACAGGTCCGTTGTCGAGGGCCGCGACGAGGCGAGACCGGCAGGGGGCTGGCCGACCCCGCGTCGGGGGCCCGTGGGGCACGTTAGGAGCCTCCGGAGGCGAGAAATCCCGATTTCGGCACGGTTTACATGCTCGTTACCCGACGATCGCGATGTGTTACACGGTCTCGATCCCCTGTAACAAACACGCCGCGATCGCTGCACGACAGCAAACTTTCCCGGACGGGCAGACGCGTCCATCGCGGCACGGCGCCGGGTCGCGGACTGCGCGTCCCTCTAGACTGCCGTGCTGGAAAGGACGCGCATGGCCATCTGGAAACTGCACAACAACGGAGTGCTCGCACCCGGGGATGTCGTCACCCCCGACGAGCGCCTGTCCTGGGGCAAGACGATCGGGCTCGGGGCTCAGC
It includes:
- a CDS encoding amino acid permease: MSTTTDKEGLAVSGVTYQRADADYFDKRKLQRTAGVWGLWGIGVAAVISGDFSGWNYGIGTAGWGGFLVAAAIVVVMYVMMIESISEMASAMPHTGGAYSFARAAMGPWGGFVTGLAETIEYVMTTAVVIFFSSQYADAIVAQLTGFSLIDQGLAWVWWLVLYAVFVALNTAGASVSFRFAVVVSILSVGILLVFAVLALASGHADFGSLWNIAPADGGSTFLPFGVAPIFFAMPFAMWLFLGIEELPLAAEEAHNPERDIPRAGRGGLLTLVVTGVIVMVLNPAVLGADAAGSSGEPLLDAFAAIIPGNVAAVLSAFALIGLLASVQGIMFAYGRNMYSLSRAGYYPKFLSLTGERQTPYLALAVGAVIGFISLFIVQYGGEAAGSVVLNIAVWGAVLSYLLQMTSFVILRVKSPGAARPHPSPFGVPGAVIAGVIALAIFIGVLLNPDYTAAIYTIVVVYIAALVLFAVFGRKNLVLSPEEEYALSGGLKDGPEHVD